TCCGGCGTAAATCATGGAATTTGAATAGGCCAGGCTGTGGACGCGGTCGCTCATATCCGGATCCCACAGGGTGACATAGCCGGTTGATCCGTCCACAATGGCGGCTAAGCGATCGCGCAAGGGCCAGGCGCCGTTGAGCGTCGTAAAATCACCGCCGGCATAAACGATGTTGTTGGCGATTACCAGGGCGCGCACCACGTCATTGGCATTTGGGTCCCATGCGTGGACGTATCCCGTCGTGTTTTCCAGGATCAAGGCCAAGGAATTTCGCGGCAAGTTATCCATGGTGCCGAAGTAACCGCCGGCATAAACGCCGTTGGTTGAAATCGCCAGCGCGTTGACGGTGTTATCCGCATTGGGATTCCAGGATGTTGCGTTGCTTGAATTTAAATTGGGGAATAAAGCCGCCAAACGATTGCGCGTTGCGCCGCCGATGGTGGTGAAATCGCCGCCTGCGTAAACAAGGCCGTTTGAGCCGATGGCCAAGGCGAAGACAGTGCCATTGGGATTGGGATTCCAAGCCGTGACATAACCCGTGCTGTTTTCTTGAACGGCGGCCAGGGCGTTTCTGAGCAAGCCTCCGGCCGTAGTGAATAGTCCTCCGATATAAACGATTCCCGTTGTGCTGACGACAATAGCGTTGACGTCGCTGTCGAGCTCCGGTTTCCATGTCGTGTCCAGAGTCCCGTCGGATTCAATATGAGCCAGGTATTTATAACTTGAGTTGTTGTCGATGGCGGTGAAGTCGCCGCCGACATACCATCCGCCCGAACCGTCGGCGGTTGCGGCTAAGACATTCCCGTTGATTTTGGGGAATGTCGAATCCGAGGAGCCTGAGGCCGCGCTGACGGGAACGCCGCCGCCGGTATAAGGACCCACATAATCGAAACTCCCGCCGATATAAATCGTATTGCCCGAACGAACAATGGCGAGAACCGAGCCGTTAGTGATCAAATTCGTGTCCGCTGTGATGACGTCGGATAAGGCATGATGCGCCGATAAAGCGATGAAGGCGTTTAATAAGAAAAAAGTGGCCGCCTTGCGGCCTGCCGTTCTCTCTCTCCAGTATCCCTTAGACATGGCTAATTAGTCATTAACAGGCAAATCGCGGTTTTGTCAATAGGCATTTTGACAACCGGCTGCTGCGCCTTTGAAGGCTGTTTTTTCCGACGAAGATTTATTTGAAGTTTCAGATGTCCTAAAATAAATACATGGTTTTAGATCAAGGAGGACATCAAAAATGCCTATTAAGGTAGCGATTAACGGTTTTGGACGAATCGGACGCCTGGTTTTGCGCGCGGCCCTTTCCCGCAAAGGAACGGATGCCCTGCAATGGGTTGCGGTCAATGATTTGACGGACGCGGCCACCTTGGCCCACCTTTTTGAATACGATTCCACGTTTGGCCGCTTCCCCGGCAAAGTCAAAGCCGAGGGCAATCTTATTAAAGTCAATGATTCCCAGGTTGAGATCGTTTCCGTGAAGGAACCCAAGGAACTTCCCTGGAAAAAACTGGGCGTTGATTATGCGGTGGAATCCACGGGACGTTTTACCGAGGCCGAAAAAGCCAAAGGGCATTTGGAAGCCGGAGCCAGAAAGGTCGTGATTTCGGCGCCGGCCAAAGGCGAAGATATTACGGTTTGTATGGGCATCAACGAAGATCAATATGATCCCCAAAAACACCAAGTCGTCTCAAACGCCTCCTGCACCACGAATTGCGTGGCTCCGTTGGCCAAAGTGCTGCATGAAATTTTTACCATCAATCGAGGTTACATGGTGACGATTCATGCCTACACCAACGACCAGCCGACCCTTGATTTTCCGCATAAGGATCTTCGCCGGGCCCGTGCCGCGGCCCTGTCCATGATTCCGTCGACCACCGGCGCGGCCAAGGCCATCGGGCTTGTTTTGCCGGAGCTTTCCGGCAAATTAAACGGCATGGCGGTCCGGGTTCCGACCCCCGACGTTTCCATGGTCAGCCTTTCCGCTCACGTGGCCAAAGCCACGGGCAAGGTCGAGGTCAATGAAATGTTCCGTCAAGCGGCCGAATCCTCGCGCCTGAAAGGTTATTTATCGTACAGCGAATTGCCCCTGGTCTCCAAAGATTTCCAGGGCAATCCCTCAAGCTGTATTTTCGATTCGACGCTCACCGATGTCATTGACGGCACGTTAGTCAATGTGTTCGGCTGGTATGACAATGAGTGGGGTTACGCGAACAGGGTCGTGGATTTGTTGACCTACATGGCCTCAAAGGAACCCAAGTCTGCGGCTGTAAAAAAAACCGTTAAAGCCGGCCGGTAGTTCTCAAAAAATTCGTTTCCCTAATAAGGAGAGGATCAGCTCGCTCGCTAATTCGGCGGTCGAGTTTTTGACGTCCAGGATCGGATTGACTTCCACCATGTCCATCGAGCAAATCATGGCTGAATCAGCCAGCAGCTCCATGGCCAAATGCGCTTCCCGGTAGCTCAGCCCCCCTCGTTTGGGCGTGCCCACGCCCGGAGCCAGGGCCGGGTCCATGACATCGATGTCGTAGCTGAGGTGAACGCCCCCCGTGCCGTTGGCGGCCAAAGACAGGGCCTCTTCCATGACTTTGGAGATGCCGAAACGGTCGATTTCCTTCATGGTAAAAACTTTGATTTGCGATTGCGCGATCATCGCTTTTTCGCGATCGTCGATGTCCCTGGCGCCGATTAAGCAGGCGTTCTGAGGCAGGACTTTCCCTTTGATGCCGCCTAAGGCGGCCAGTTTGGGATCGCCCATGCCCATGATATGCGCGAAGGGCATGCCGTGCACGTTCCCCGATTGCGTGGACTGCGGCGTATTCATGTCCCCGTGGGCGTCGAACCAGATCAGCCCCAATTTTTTGTTTTGTTGATCGAAATATTTGGCCGCTCCGGAGACCGAACCCATGGCCAGGCTGTGATCGCCGCCTAAAACTACGGGCATGAATTCTTCATTGAGCGCGCGGTGAACGCGTTTGTCCAGGCGCTCGCAGACTTTGTAAATTTCGGCGGCGTATTTTTTTTTGGCGTCGCCTGGTTTGCGTTCCTCCGGGATGGGCACGTCGATATCGCCCCAGTCCTGGACCTGCCGGCCCATTTCTTGAATTTGCTCGGAGAGTTTCGTCATGCGGATCGCGCTGGGCCCCATATCCACGCCGCGGCGATTGCCGCCTAAATCCATGGGGACGCCCAGCAGCGCCACTTTTTTCTTTTTCGACATCGGTTGATTATCCCAAATTGATAGAAAAAGATTGTCTCCGTCGAAAACAGTTGCTAGAATTTCCGCACGATGCAAAAAAAATTTTGTGTTGCGGTAAGTAAAGCGCAATATTTGGAATTTCAAATTTTAAATTTGAAATTCAACGGGTGGGGAGGTATTTCAAGTGCCGCGTGATGTCGCTCGCTACATTTGTCTGACCAAAGGCGTTGGCCGCCACAGGGAACGGTTGTCGTCGTTCGAGGAGGCGTTGCGCGACGCCAAAATCGCCCAGTTCAATCTGGTGCACGTGTCGAGTATCTTTCCGCCGCACTGTAAAATTTTACCGACCAGCAAAGGCTTGGCCAGGCTCAAGCCCGGCCAAATCGTTCACGTTGTTTTAGCCAGAAGCGAGACCAACGAAAATCACCGCCTGGTCGCCGCATCCGTGGGCTTGGCGTTGCCCAGGGACCAAGCCCAGTACGGGTATCTTTCCGAGCATCACAGCTACGGGGAAACCGAAGAACAAGCCAGCGAGTATTGCGAGGATTTGGCCGCGCAAATGC
This genomic window from Elusimicrobiota bacterium contains:
- a CDS encoding arginine decarboxylase, pyruvoyl-dependent, producing the protein MCLTKGVGRHRERLSSFEEALRDAKIAQFNLVHVSSIFPPHCKILPTSKGLARLKPGQIVHVVLARSETNENHRLVAASVGLALPRDQAQYGYLSEHHSYGETEEQASEYCEDLAAQMLATTLGIDFNKDASWDEQREIWKISGKIFKTTNVTQSAVGLGGKWTSVVAAAVLIP
- the rocF gene encoding arginase yields the protein MSKKKKVALLGVPMDLGGNRRGVDMGPSAIRMTKLSEQIQEMGRQVQDWGDIDVPIPEERKPGDAKKKYAAEIYKVCERLDKRVHRALNEEFMPVVLGGDHSLAMGSVSGAAKYFDQQNKKLGLIWFDAHGDMNTPQSTQSGNVHGMPFAHIMGMGDPKLAALGGIKGKVLPQNACLIGARDIDDREKAMIAQSQIKVFTMKEIDRFGISKVMEEALSLAANGTGGVHLSYDIDVMDPALAPGVGTPKRGGLSYREAHLAMELLADSAMICSMDMVEVNPILDVKNSTAELASELILSLLGKRIF
- the gap gene encoding type I glyceraldehyde-3-phosphate dehydrogenase, with amino-acid sequence MPIKVAINGFGRIGRLVLRAALSRKGTDALQWVAVNDLTDAATLAHLFEYDSTFGRFPGKVKAEGNLIKVNDSQVEIVSVKEPKELPWKKLGVDYAVESTGRFTEAEKAKGHLEAGARKVVISAPAKGEDITVCMGINEDQYDPQKHQVVSNASCTTNCVAPLAKVLHEIFTINRGYMVTIHAYTNDQPTLDFPHKDLRRARAAALSMIPSTTGAAKAIGLVLPELSGKLNGMAVRVPTPDVSMVSLSAHVAKATGKVEVNEMFRQAAESSRLKGYLSYSELPLVSKDFQGNPSSCIFDSTLTDVIDGTLVNVFGWYDNEWGYANRVVDLLTYMASKEPKSAAVKKTVKAGR